A stretch of the Panicum virgatum strain AP13 chromosome 9N, P.virgatum_v5, whole genome shotgun sequence genome encodes the following:
- the LOC120690733 gene encoding FAD-linked sulfhydryl oxidase ERV1-like, with product MPLPGWNPLAPVLQTVAAFSRHLLIAPDAGPDDHRLRPLLSLSLSPPPPPSPPPEIAKEKDAKAAPLTKEEVGRATWMLLHTIAAQFPDEPTRQQKRDAKELMHIISRLYPCKECAEHFKEVLKANPVQAGSQAEFSQWLCYVHNVVNRSLGKPIFPCQRVTARWGKLDCPERSCDLEGTSDIMAS from the exons ATGCCGCTGCCGGGCTGGAACCCGCTGGCGCCCGTCCTCCAGACCGTCGCCGCCTTCTCCCGCCATCTCCTCATCGCCCCGGACGCTGGCCCTGACGaccaccgcctccgcccgctcctctccctctccctctccccgccgccgcccccatcgccgccgccggagatagCGAAG GAGAAGGATGCCAAGGCGGCGCCGCTGACGAAGGAGGAGGTCGGGCGGGCCACGTGGATGCTGCTCCACACCATTGCAGCGCAG TTCCCTGATGAACCAACGAGGCAGCAAAAACGAGATGCAAAGGAGCTG ATGCATATAATCTCAAGACTATATCCTTGCAAAGAATGTGCTGAACACTTCAAGGAAGTTTTGAA agcaAACCCTGTTCAGGCAGGATCTCAGGCTGAATTCTCCCAGTGGTTATGTTATGTGCACAACGTGGTAAATCGAAG CCTTGGAAAACCAATATTTCCCTGCCAAAGAGTAACTGCACGATGGGGTAAGCTGGATTGTCCTGAACGCTCGTGTGACCTAGAAGGCACCAGCGACATCATGGCAAGTTGA